One segment of Castanea sativa cultivar Marrone di Chiusa Pesio chromosome 3, ASM4071231v1 DNA contains the following:
- the LOC142629077 gene encoding glucan endo-1,3-beta-glucosidase-like, translating to MCDSCQAYGLFKGAAPVGICYGRVANNLPQPSSIVNLIKSNGIKYVRLFDIDPTTLKSFSGTGINLTIGVPNELLPFLANANEATALSWLQSNVFAHIPANQVRYIAVGNEVFLKDPFYTPYVVTAILNLYQALKTLNLTNSIKLSSPQAASVVTNSYPPSAATFDPYIESAIIPLVQYLYDSRSPFMVNVYPYFSYVNNKNHVSLDYALFKSKNNTVRDGALSYSNLFDASVDAFVSAMEKVGFEGVPVVVTETGWPTKAGEAASEENASLYNGNVVRRAADDAGTPRRPETGVEAYLFDLFDENKKGGEEYEKHFGIFGLDGVKAYDIDFN from the exons ATGTGTGACTCTTGTCAGGCTTATGGCTTGTTCAAAG GTGCAGCACCCGTTGGAATATGTTATGGTCGCGTTGCCAACAATTTACCACAACCCTCCTCCATCGTCAACCTCATCAAATCCAATGGCATCAAATACGTCCGCCTCTTCGACATTGACCCCACGACCCTCAAATCCTTCTCTGGTACCGGAATCAACCTTACGATTGGCGTGCCTAACGAACTCCTCCCCTTCCTGGCCAATGCCAACGAGGCCACAGCCCTCAGCTGGCTCCAATCCAATGTCTTCGCCCACATCCCCGCTAACCAAGTCCGCTACATTGCTGTAGGCAACGAGGTCTTCCTCAAAGACCCGTTCTACACCCCCTACGTCGTCACCGCCATTCTCAACCTCTACCAAGCTCTCAAAACCCTTAACCTCACCAATTCCATCAAGCTCTCATCGCCACAAGCAGCCTCAGTCGTAACAAATTCATACCCTCCATCTGCAGCAACCTTTGACCCGTACATTGAATCTGCTATCATCCCTCTCGTACAATATCTATACGATAGCCGTTCACCTTTCATGGTAAACGTGTATCCCTACTTCAGTTACGTAAACAATAAGAACCATGTTTCTTTGGATTACGCGTTGTTCAAGTCTAAGAATAATACAGTTAGAGACGGTGCATTATCGTATAGTAATCTTTTTGACGCGAGTGTGGATGCGTTTGTGTCTGCAATGGAGAAGGTGGGGTTCGAGGGAGTGCCAGTGGTGGTGACAGAGACGGGGTGGCCAACGAAGGCTGGCGAGGCGGCGAGTGAGGAAAATGCATCGTTGTACAACGGGAACGTGGTGAGGCGGGCGGCAGACGATGCGGGAACGCCACGGAGGCCGGAGACAGGAGTGGAAGCTTACCTGTTTGATTTGTTTGATGAGAATAAGAAGGGTGGAGAAGAGTACGAGAAgcattttgggatttttgggcTTGACGGGGTTAAGGCTTATGACATCGATTTTAACTAA
- the LOC142627428 gene encoding uncharacterized protein LOC142627428, translating to MSLQQPQQQQPQQQQLPQPQQQPVLVYPNTVTGEPPSHHSNGSFGTVFIVLAVIIVVSAIACFLGRLCNRRYNKQKPAKQNHNFRPKDNGDIEFGFGKKKVPTGKPSGNGGSRGHRPFENGDNSRGHRPSENGDHHHHNRGEMRPGGDHEGQPRAAA from the coding sequence ATGTCTTTGCAACAACCCCAGCAGCAACAACCCCAGCAGCAACAACTCCCTCAGCCACAACAACAGCCAGTTCTGGTTTACCCCAACACTGTCACTGGGGAACCACCTTCACACCATTCAAATGGGTCGTTTGGGACAGTTTTTATTGTCCTTGCTGTGATCATTGTTGTATCAGCTATAGCTTGCTTTCTTGGCAGGCTCTGCAACCGGCGttacaacaaacaaaaaccagCAAAGCAAAACCACAACTTTCGTCCCAAAGATAATGGGGACATTGAGTTTGGGTTTGGTAAGAAGAAAGTTCCAACAGGCAAACCATCTGGAAATGGAGGAAGCAGAGGGCACAGGCCATTTGAAAATGGTGATAATAGCAGAGGGCATAGGCCATCCGAAAATGGTGATCATCACCATCACAACAGAGGTGAAATGAGGCCAGGTGGTGATCATGAAGGACAGCCCAGAGCCGCTGCATGA
- the LOC142629963 gene encoding transcription factor bHLH90: MEETMTGLERTVEWLRPFVQTKTWDYCVVWKLGDDPSRFIEWMGCCCSGGYGFVAKEERGVEHHLSPLCKDGHSQHPISTKACEALAQLPSSMPLYSGVHGEVVISTQPRWICNANALDSDISNDTLGTRVLIPVVGGLIELFVAKHIPKDQKTIEFITAQFNVSLDQDPKSVWNSANVKLSEHHLALLPEEYLQHWPGIQALSSLTQFSSYPSVEGSSSGSNRSCGRPFDLNCGYIPPHGSMNQSIGKSSGSKKPEYNVSSLKTKLALNCGNVVEKEKEKVIQEPKTKKFHSKNLATERKRRHRITDGLFTLRALVPKITKMDRAAIVGDAIEYIQELQKEVKQLNNELREMEEEDCEKNKAELKILKPNRTNGGTTCFAPTEQKPESSSLGEKKETEVQVEVSQIGQRDFLIKIICEQKRGGFARFMEAIDSLGLQVADANVTTFCGKVLNILKVEANTDIKPKKLRDALFELVGCRLSQ, translated from the exons ATGGAGGAGACAATGACGGGTTTGGAGAGAACAGTGGAGTGGCTGAGACCCTTTGTTCAGACAAAGACTTGGGACTATTGTGTTGTTTGGAAACTAGGAGATGATCCCTCTAG GTTTATTGAGTGGATGGGTTGCTGCTGTAGTGGTGGTTATGGATTTGTTGCTAAAGAGGAAAGAGGGGTGGAGCACCATTTGAGTCCTCTTTGCAAAGATGGTCACAGTCAGCATCCCATAAGCACAAAGGCTTGTGAAGCTCTTGCTCAACTTCCTTCTTCTATGCCACTCTATTCTGG GGTTCATGGTGAGGTTGTCATATCAACCCAACCCAGGTGGATTTGCAATGCCAATGCCTTGGATTCAGATATTTCTAAC GACACACTCGGAACCCGAGTTCTGATCCCAGTTGTTGGTGGTCTTATTGAGCTCTTTGTCGCAAAGCAT ATACCAAAAGATCAAAAGACCATAGAGTTCATTACAGCTCAGTTTAACGTCTCTTTGGACCAAGACCCCAAGAGTGTCTGGAACTCTGCCAATGTGAAACTCAGTGAACATCATCTTGCTCTATTGCCTGAAGAGTACTTACAACATTGGCCTGGAATACAAGCTCTTTCTTCATTAACCCAGTTCAGCTCCTATCCTAGTGTTGAGGGATCATCTAGTGGATCCAATCGTTCCTGTGGACGTCCATTTGACTTAAATTGTGGTTATATACCTCCGCATGGTTCTATGAATCAGTCAATTGGAAAATCTTCTGGCTCTAAAAAGCCTGAGTACAATGTGAGTTCATTGAAGACAAAATTGGCATTAAATTGTGGCAATGTggtagaaaaagagaaagaaaaagttatccaggaaccaaaaacaaaaaagttccaTTCAAAGAATCTCGCCACAGAGAGGAAAAGAAGGCACAGGATTACAGATGGGCTCTTCACTCTACGTGCTTTAGTCCCAAAGATAACCAAG ATGGATAGAGCTGCGATTGTTGGAGATGCAATTGAATATATACAAGAGTTGCAGAAGGAGGTTAAGCAACTTAACAATGAGCTCAGGGAAATGGAAGAAGAGGACTGTGAAAAGAATAAAgcagagttgaagatcttaaaACCAAACAGAACAAATGGTGGCACCACATGTTTTGCTCCTACTGAGCAAAAACCAGAATCATCTAGCCTTggagaaaagaaggaaacaGAG GTGCAAGTGGAAGTGAGCCAGATAGGCCAAAGAGACTTCCTGATTAAGATCATCTGTGAGCAGAAGCGGGGTGGGTTTGCAAGGTTCATGGAGGCTATAGATTCCTTAGGACTCCAAGTAGCCGATGCCAATGTGACCACATTCTGTGGCAAGGTCTTGAACATTCTCAAAGTTGAG GCAAACACGGACATTAAGCCGAAGAAGTTGAGGGATGCTTTGTTCGAGCTAGTAGGCTGTAGACTATCACAATAG
- the LOC142627578 gene encoding proline-rich receptor-like protein kinase PERK13, whose amino-acid sequence MSGSAETLGSLVSSSPSPEGSSSPGGKDSPPPPPDNSSPPPENSSSSSPPSPSSSPPPPSPPTSSPPPSNSKSPPPTSSPGSGSNPPSPPPPSDTVAPKASPPPPSNPKSPPPSPPQKSPPPPPLSPTPPPSNNNGSSQNSPPPSQSPPSSSSPPISSSSSPPPPPPTDNNSTSQPTSPPPSTTLVPPPTTSSSPNPPGSPPKMSNTSQPPPPAKSSPSPRSSPSGSSPSPPPPKTVGSSTKASSSPPPAKSESQTGTATYVGVAVAGVFIIALIAVVFVTTRRRRRRAQIYTSHYMPPNSVAVKSDGFYYNQSQTMGNNGGDPYYHSFASSQGSQRGNAYQGQGGAPDSNSLGATKSFFTYEELMEITNGFSRQNVIGEGGFGYVYKGQLPDGRVVAVKQLKAGSGQGEREFRAEVEIISRVHHRHLVSLVGYCISEQQRMLIYEFVPNKTLEHHMHGQGMPVLDWTKRIKIALGSAKGLAYLHEDCHPKIIHRDIKSANILLDDAFEAQVADFGLAKLANDTHTHVSTRVMGTFGYLAPEYASSGKLTDRSDVFSFGVVLLELITGRKPVDPRQPLGDESLVEWARPHLIHALETGDFGELVDPRLEKQYVEVEMFRMIEAAAACIRHSAPKRPRMAQVVRALDSEGEMSDLSNGVKYGQSTIYDSGQYNQEIMRFRRMALGSDSSDLDAYSGPYSGPYNSREMPRLKDEYSSSESETRAFNARSGEQRYGSTREGSARRF is encoded by the exons ATGTCAGGCTCAGCGGAAACGCTGGGTTCTTTGGTCTCTAGTTCCCCTTCACCGGAGGGATCGTCATCGCCGGGTGGGAAAGATAGTCCTCCTCCCCCACCTGATAATTCCTCTCCTCCACCGGAGaattcttcttcgtcttctccACCTTCACCTAGTTCAagtcctcctcctccttctcctcctACTTCTTCTCCACCgccttcaaattcaaaatcccCGCCTCCTACCTCGTCTCCAGGCTCAGGTTCTAATCCCCCTTCACCCCCACCACCATCGGATACAGTAGCTCCAAAGGCTTCACCTCCACCACCATCAAATCCAAAATCTCCACCACCATCACCGCCACAAAAatcacctcctcctcctcctctttctCCTACTCCTCCTCCTTCTAATAATAATGGATCTTCTCAAAACTCGCCGCCTCCATCACAATccccaccttcttcttcttctcctcctatttcttcttcttcttctcctcctcctcctcctcctactGATAATAATTCTACTTCTCAGCCAACTTCACCACCTCCATCTACTACCCTTGTTCCTCCTCCAACTACCAGTTCCTCGCCTAACCCGCCTGGTTCACCACCCAAGATGTCAAACACTTCTCAGCCACCCCCTCCAGCCAAATCATCACCATCACCTCGGTCATCCCCTTCTGGATCTAGCCCGTCCCCTCCTCCCCCCAAAACTGTAGGTTCCTCTACTAAGGCTAGCTCCAGCCCACCACCAGCAAAGAGTGAGAGTCAAACTGGTACTGCTACTTATGTTGGGGTGGCGGTAGCAGGAGTGTTCATCATTGCCTTAATTGCAGTCGTTTTCGTGACCACAAGACGGAGGAGAAGACGAGCTCAGATCTATACCTCCCATTACATGCCCCCCAATAGTGTTGCGGTGAAATCAG ATGGATTTTACTACAACCAGTCACAGACTATGGGGAATAATGGAGGAGATCCCTATTATCATTCATTTGCAAGTAGTCAAGGAAGTCAAAGGGGGAATGCATACCAAGGACAAGGAGGGGCACCAGACTCGAATTCCCTAGGTGCTACTAAGTCATTTTTTACCTATGAAGAGTTGATGGAGATAACCAATGGGTTTTCTCGCCAAAATGTTATTGGTGAGGGTGGGTTTGGGTATGTTTACAAGGGTCAGCTACCTGATGGAAGAGTGGTGGCTGTTAAGCAGCTCAAGGCGGGTAGTGGACAAGGGGAGCGGGAATtcagggctgaagttgagattATTAGTCGTGTTCATCATCGACATTTGGTCTCGTTGGTGGGGTATTGCATCTCTGAGCAACAAAGAATGCTCATATATGAATTTGTTCCAAATAAAACACTTGAGCATCATATGCATG GTCAAGGAATGCCAGTGTTGGATTGGACCAAAAGAATCAAGATTGCTTTAGGGTCTGCAAAGGGTTTGGCATATTTGCATGAAGATT GCCATCCAAAAATTATTCACAGAGACATTAAGTCAGCAAATATTCTTTTGGATGATGCTTTTGAGGCTCAG GTTGCAGACTTTGGACTTGCCAAACTAGCAAATGACACTCACACTCATGTATCCACTCGAGTCATGGGGACATTTGG GTACTTGGCACCCGAATATGCATCGAGTGGAAAATTAACAGACAGATCAGATGTATTCTCATTTGGAGTTGTGCTTCTAGAGCTAATCACTGGGCGTAAACCTGTTGACCCAAGGCAGCCTTTGGGAGATGAGAGTTTGGTTGAATGG GCTCGTCCACACCTTATTCATGCCCTTGAAACTGGTGATTTTGGTGAATTGGTAGATCCACGACTTGAAAAGCAGTATGTGGAGGTTGAAATGTTCAGAATGATCGAGGCAGCTGCTGCGTGCATTAGGCATTCTGCTCCAAAACGCCCCCGCATGGCGCAG GTGGTAAGAGCATTGGACAGTGAAGGTGAAATGTCTGATCTGTCTAATGGGGTGAAATATGGCCAGAGCACAATATATGATTCTGGCCAATACAATCAAGAAATTATGAGATTTAGGAGGATGGCACTTGGCAGTGACAGCTCAGATCTTGACGCGTACAGTGGACCGTACAGTGGACCATACAATTCTAGAGAAATGCCAAGGCTTAAGGATGAATATTCAAGTTCTGAATCAGAAACTCGAGCCTTTAATGCACGTAGTGGTGAGCAACGATATGGCAGCACAAGAGAAGGCAGTGCCCGCCGGTTTTAA